A portion of the Pedobacter cryoconitis genome contains these proteins:
- a CDS encoding phospho-sugar mutase, with amino-acid sequence MQLEAAIQNTINEWLNGNYDQQTKEEIQKLIDSEASTELVDSFYRSLEFGTGGLRGIMGAGSNRINKYTIGTATQGLSNYLLKKYPGEQIKVAIAHDSRNQSDFFAKITADVFSANGIHVYFFKELRPTPELSFAIRHLGCRSGVMLTASHNPKEYNGYKAYGADGGQFTSPDDNMVMDEVANIKSIDEVKFERNDKLVELIGEEIDTLYLDQITALSVSPEAIARQKDLKIVYSPIHGTGITLVPKALAQFGFTNLTLVKEQSTPDGNFPTVVYPNPEEKEAMTLALNKAKEIDADLVLATDPDADRVGIAVKNSDGEFVLLNGNQTGSLLINYLLTAWQEKGKLDGNQYIVKTIVTTNLVEEIAKAKNVEYFNTLTGFKHIGHLITSLQGKKTFIGGGEESYGYLIGELVRDKDAIISCAFIAEMTAFYKDKGSSLYDAMLDMYVEYGLYKEELVSLTKKGKTGAEEIKAMMEKFRNNPPLELGGSKVKTLKDYELGVETNLDTKEKTKLDFPVSDVLQFITEDGSIVSARPSGTEPKIKFYCSVNAPLADKAQFKTVDAALGAKIKSLMDDLQA; translated from the coding sequence ATGCAATTAGAAGCAGCAATACAAAACACCATTAACGAGTGGCTTAATGGCAATTATGACCAACAAACAAAAGAAGAAATCCAAAAGCTAATAGACAGTGAAGCGTCTACAGAATTAGTAGATTCCTTTTACAGAAGTCTGGAATTTGGTACAGGTGGACTCCGCGGTATTATGGGAGCTGGTTCTAACAGGATTAATAAATACACGATTGGTACAGCCACACAAGGCCTGAGTAACTATCTGCTGAAAAAATATCCGGGAGAGCAAATTAAAGTAGCGATTGCCCATGATAGCAGAAATCAATCAGACTTTTTCGCTAAAATCACCGCTGATGTATTTTCTGCGAATGGAATTCATGTCTATTTCTTCAAAGAATTACGCCCTACTCCTGAACTTTCATTCGCGATCAGACACTTAGGCTGCCGCAGCGGTGTAATGCTTACTGCTTCACACAATCCTAAAGAATATAATGGGTACAAAGCTTATGGTGCTGACGGAGGACAATTTACTTCTCCAGATGATAACATGGTGATGGATGAAGTTGCCAATATCAAAAGCATCGATGAGGTTAAATTTGAACGTAATGATAAACTTGTCGAATTGATCGGTGAGGAAATCGACACCTTATATCTTGATCAGATTACTGCGCTTTCAGTTTCTCCGGAAGCAATCGCCAGACAAAAAGACCTTAAAATAGTTTACTCTCCGATTCACGGTACAGGAATCACTTTAGTTCCTAAGGCATTAGCGCAATTTGGATTCACCAATTTAACTTTAGTTAAAGAACAAAGTACACCAGATGGAAACTTCCCTACCGTGGTTTATCCTAATCCGGAAGAAAAAGAAGCAATGACCTTAGCTTTGAATAAAGCGAAAGAAATTGATGCGGACCTGGTTCTGGCAACTGACCCTGATGCGGATCGTGTTGGTATTGCAGTTAAAAATAGCGATGGAGAATTTGTATTGCTTAACGGAAACCAGACTGGTAGTTTATTAATCAACTATCTGCTTACTGCATGGCAGGAAAAAGGCAAGTTAGATGGTAACCAATATATCGTTAAAACTATCGTAACCACTAACCTTGTTGAAGAAATTGCCAAAGCTAAAAACGTTGAATACTTTAATACACTGACCGGATTTAAACATATTGGCCATCTGATCACCAGCCTGCAGGGTAAGAAAACCTTTATTGGCGGTGGTGAAGAAAGTTATGGCTACCTGATCGGTGAGCTGGTAAGAGATAAAGACGCGATTATTTCTTGTGCTTTCATTGCTGAGATGACTGCTTTCTATAAAGATAAAGGCAGTAGCTTATATGATGCAATGCTGGATATGTATGTAGAATATGGTTTGTATAAAGAGGAACTGGTTTCACTGACTAAAAAAGGAAAAACTGGTGCTGAAGAAATCAAGGCGATGATGGAGAAATTCAGAAATAACCCACCATTGGAACTTGGAGGTTCTAAAGTAAAAACTTTAAAAGACTATGAATTAGGTGTAGAAACTAATTTAGATACGAAAGAGAAAACGAAACTTGATTTCCCTGTGTCTGATGTACTGCAATTCATTACAGAAGATGGAAGTATTGTTTCTGCCCGTCCTTCAGGTACAGAGCCTAAAATAAAGTTCTATTGCAGCGTGAATGCGCCGCTTGCAGATAAAGCTCAGTTCAAAACGGTTGATGCAGCACTGGGTGCTAAAATAAAATCATTGATGGACGATTTACAAGCGTAA
- a CDS encoding LacI family DNA-binding transcriptional regulator, whose product MKPLSIKDIAKKANVSITTVSFILNGKAEKMRISQDMITKVEAIIKEVGFRPNQVARSLRTGNTNTIGLIVEDISNPFFAAIARLIEDKAYKHGYKIIYSSTENNLDKAKGLIRMFKSRQVDGYIIAPMAGMEEDIRELLSARTPVVVFDRHLPGLEVSSVLVDNIKGTYMATDSLIVKGMKNIAFVTVDVEVEQIKDRYKGYEQALKANKIEINPKLCKLISFNNTADETTAELTQFFTDNPEIDAVLFATNYLAVRGLFSFREMNKKLNGSFKVIAYDDHDIFKLHSPTISAVDQPIEEIAENVINFVLKELASVDSFEKKELNNVVLSSRLIER is encoded by the coding sequence ATGAAACCCCTCTCTATAAAGGATATCGCAAAGAAGGCTAACGTATCTATTACTACTGTCTCTTTCATATTAAATGGTAAGGCAGAGAAAATGCGTATTAGCCAGGACATGATTACAAAAGTCGAGGCAATTATTAAGGAAGTGGGCTTCCGGCCAAACCAGGTCGCGAGAAGTCTGCGTACAGGAAATACCAATACAATTGGTTTAATTGTAGAAGATATTTCTAATCCGTTTTTCGCTGCCATCGCAAGGTTGATTGAGGATAAGGCTTACAAACACGGTTATAAGATTATCTATTCCAGCACCGAAAATAATCTGGACAAGGCAAAAGGCCTGATCAGGATGTTTAAGTCCAGGCAGGTTGATGGTTATATCATCGCACCAATGGCGGGTATGGAAGAAGATATTCGCGAGTTGCTATCTGCCCGTACTCCGGTAGTCGTATTTGACCGTCATTTACCAGGATTGGAAGTGAGCAGTGTTTTGGTAGACAATATTAAGGGAACTTATATGGCTACTGATTCCCTAATCGTTAAAGGAATGAAAAACATCGCTTTCGTTACTGTTGATGTTGAAGTGGAACAGATTAAGGACCGTTATAAAGGTTATGAGCAGGCACTGAAAGCCAATAAGATTGAGATAAATCCAAAACTTTGCAAACTTATTTCTTTTAATAACACTGCAGATGAGACCACTGCTGAACTGACTCAGTTTTTTACGGATAATCCAGAGATTGATGCTGTACTTTTTGCAACAAATTATCTGGCGGTAAGAGGCTTGTTTAGTTTCAGAGAGATGAATAAAAAACTAAATGGTTCATTTAAGGTTATTGCTTATGATGACCATGATATTTTTAAACTGCATTCTCCAACAATCAGTGCGGTAGATCAGCCGATAGAGGAAATTGCTGAAAACGTAATCAACTTTGTTTTAAAAGAGCTGGCTTCGGTAGATTCTTTCGAGAAAAAGGAATTGAATAACGTGGTGTTATCATCCAGATTGATAGAAAGATAA
- a CDS encoding DnaJ C-terminal domain-containing protein, with translation MAYIDYYKVLGVDKKATQDEIKKAYRKLARKYHPDLNPKDKEANKLFQQINEANEALSDPDKRKKYDEYGENWKHADQAQQQGNPFGGGGRRGGSGGFGGGSDFGGGDFSDFFESMFGGGGRQQRNAAKFRGQDLQASLQISFREAAETHKPTITVNGKNLRISIPAGIANGQVIKLKGQGSPGANSGPAGDLFITITITDDPIFKRLGDDLYLTKEIDLYTALLGGEATIDTLSGKVKLKVPEGTQNGTKIRLKGKGFPVYKKEGEFGNLFITYTVNIPTDLTERQKELFKELQELSK, from the coding sequence ATGGCATACATTGATTATTACAAAGTCCTGGGTGTGGATAAAAAGGCAACTCAGGATGAGATAAAGAAAGCGTACAGGAAACTTGCACGTAAATATCATCCCGATTTAAATCCTAAAGACAAAGAAGCGAATAAGCTGTTTCAGCAGATCAATGAAGCGAATGAAGCCCTGAGTGATCCTGATAAACGCAAAAAATATGATGAGTACGGTGAAAACTGGAAACATGCAGATCAGGCCCAACAACAAGGTAACCCTTTTGGTGGAGGTGGCAGACGTGGTGGTTCAGGTGGATTTGGTGGCGGTTCAGACTTTGGCGGTGGCGATTTCTCAGATTTCTTTGAGTCGATGTTTGGAGGTGGCGGCAGACAGCAAAGAAATGCGGCAAAATTCAGAGGACAGGATTTACAGGCTTCTTTGCAAATTTCTTTCAGAGAAGCAGCAGAAACCCATAAACCTACGATTACAGTAAACGGCAAAAACTTAAGGATTTCTATTCCTGCTGGTATTGCTAATGGCCAGGTCATTAAACTGAAAGGTCAGGGCAGTCCGGGCGCAAACAGCGGACCTGCAGGAGACCTTTTTATTACGATAACAATTACTGACGACCCTATTTTCAAGAGATTAGGAGACGATCTTTACTTAACTAAGGAAATAGACCTGTATACTGCTTTACTGGGTGGAGAAGCTACGATTGACACCTTAAGTGGCAAAGTAAAGCTAAAAGTACCAGAGGGTACTCAAAATGGAACAAAAATAAGACTAAAAGGCAAAGGATTTCCTGTTTACAAGAAAGAAGGAGAATTTGGAAACCTTTTTATAACTTATACAGTTAATATACCAACAGACCTGACAGAGAGACAAAAAGAATTATTTAAAGAACTGCAGGAACTGTCGAAATAA
- a CDS encoding chaperone modulator CbpM produces the protein MENELITIRDYCVNYAIDPSFIQALEESGLIVLTIIDGNKFLHFEQLMEMDRYVHFHYDLEINIEGIDAIMNLLQKVKHMQHEIEHLKTHIHIHEGH, from the coding sequence ATGGAAAACGAATTAATAACTATAAGAGATTACTGTGTTAATTATGCCATTGACCCTTCTTTTATTCAAGCACTGGAAGAGTCTGGATTAATCGTGCTCACCATAATTGACGGAAACAAATTCTTACATTTTGAACAATTAATGGAAATGGACCGTTATGTCCATTTCCATTATGATTTAGAAATCAACATCGAGGGTATCGATGCGATCATGAACCTGTTGCAAAAGGTGAAACATATGCAACATGAAATTGAGCACTTAAAAACTCATATCCATATCCACGAAGGGCATTAA
- a CDS encoding 2-hydroxyacid dehydrogenase has protein sequence MNVFITRVIPESGLRLLEAAGLKIKQWTQQRNMTREELIAECQWADALLSAGQRLDRDFLEASAHLKVIALHSVGYDNVAIETATRLKIPVGNTPGVLSGATADTAFLLMMAAARNAFYMNRKIINGEWDFFEPTANLGKELNGCTLGVFGLGKIGTEMAKRCAGAFGMKIIYHNRSRNEEAENLLDAELVSFEELLAQSDVLTVHTALTAETEGKFNRTAFKQMKPGSIFINTARGSIHNEADLMEALESKTIWGAGLDVTNPEPMHPDNRLLFMPNVAVLPHIGSATEGTRNAMARLAAENIIAVSKGEKPPFLVNPEVYKEG, from the coding sequence ATGAATGTATTTATAACCAGAGTAATTCCGGAATCAGGTCTGCGTTTGCTGGAAGCAGCAGGGTTGAAAATCAAACAATGGACTCAGCAAAGGAATATGACCCGTGAGGAGTTAATTGCAGAATGCCAGTGGGCAGATGCTTTGCTGAGTGCGGGGCAGCGGCTGGACCGGGACTTTCTGGAAGCAAGTGCGCATTTAAAGGTAATTGCATTGCATTCTGTTGGCTATGATAATGTAGCTATTGAAACAGCAACCCGGCTTAAAATACCAGTAGGTAATACTCCTGGTGTTTTAAGCGGTGCAACTGCCGATACCGCTTTTCTGCTGATGATGGCAGCGGCAAGGAATGCTTTTTATATGAACCGTAAGATTATCAATGGGGAATGGGACTTTTTTGAACCAACGGCTAATTTAGGAAAGGAACTGAATGGTTGTACTTTGGGTGTTTTCGGTTTAGGAAAGATTGGGACAGAAATGGCTAAACGTTGTGCAGGAGCATTTGGCATGAAAATCATTTACCATAACCGCAGCAGAAATGAAGAGGCTGAAAATTTGCTCGATGCAGAACTGGTTTCTTTTGAAGAGTTATTGGCACAAAGTGACGTGCTGACTGTACATACGGCATTAACTGCGGAAACCGAAGGTAAGTTTAACCGTACAGCTTTTAAACAAATGAAACCGGGTTCAATTTTTATCAATACAGCAAGAGGATCGATTCATAACGAGGCAGATTTAATGGAGGCACTGGAAAGTAAAACGATTTGGGGAGCTGGATTGGATGTAACTAATCCAGAACCGATGCATCCCGATAACCGTTTGCTTTTTATGCCTAATGTAGCAGTATTACCTCATATTGGCTCGGCTACTGAAGGTACAAGAAATGCCATGGCAAGGTTAGCTGCGGAAAACATTATTGCAGTATCAAAAGGGGAGAAGCCTCCTTTTCTGGTTAATCCTGAAGTTTATAAGGAGGGTTAA
- the poxB gene encoding ubiquinone-dependent pyruvate dehydrogenase codes for MAKTVAAKLVEILIQAGVKRVHGLVGDSLNGIVDEIRNSKDIEWIHYRHEEAAAFAAGAEAQLTGKLAVCAGSCGPGNMHLINGLYDAHKSNAPVLAIAAHIPSEQVGTSYFQETRPESLFRECSYYCETIASSRQMPRVLQIAMQHAIGQNGVAVISLSGDVAMEKMENEELDHPLFVSRPAIRPADEELQKLAQFINQAKKVTLLCGAGCRDAHDELLAFAGKIKSPIVHALRGKEHVQYDNPYDVGMTGLIGISSGYHAVEESDLLLMLGTDFPYKEWFPSKAKIIQIDIRPERLGRRCKLDLGLTGDVKETIKSLLPFVEEVTDITFLEKCQQRYQENRKNLMGHAQMVSGKAIHPEYLTRILSEQAADNAIFTADVGTPTVWAARYVDMKKGRKLIGSFNHGSMASAMPQAIGAQVAFPERQVISLSGDGGFAMLMGDILTIYQYDLPVKIIVYNNSSLGFVAMEMKVIGMPPFGTDLKNPDFAKMAQAIGIRGIRVEEAEGVEAAIAAALAHPGPVLVDVVVNQAELSMPPKIDFEQAKGFGIYMLKQTLNGDGKEVWDTISSNFLGK; via the coding sequence ATGGCAAAAACAGTAGCAGCGAAATTAGTAGAGATACTTATTCAAGCAGGAGTTAAGCGTGTGCATGGCTTAGTCGGCGATTCTCTGAATGGAATTGTAGATGAGATCCGCAATTCCAAAGACATCGAATGGATTCATTACCGGCATGAAGAAGCGGCGGCATTTGCTGCTGGCGCCGAAGCGCAGTTAACAGGTAAATTAGCAGTATGTGCAGGAAGCTGCGGTCCGGGAAATATGCACCTGATCAATGGTTTATACGATGCGCATAAAAGTAATGCACCGGTACTGGCCATTGCGGCACATATTCCAAGCGAGCAGGTCGGTACTTCTTATTTTCAGGAGACGCGTCCTGAATCATTATTCCGTGAATGCAGTTATTATTGCGAAACAATAGCTTCGTCAAGGCAGATGCCAAGAGTTTTACAGATTGCAATGCAGCATGCAATTGGGCAGAATGGGGTAGCGGTCATCAGTTTATCGGGTGATGTAGCCATGGAGAAAATGGAAAATGAGGAATTGGATCATCCTTTGTTCGTCAGTCGTCCGGCAATACGTCCTGCAGATGAAGAATTGCAAAAACTGGCACAATTTATCAATCAAGCTAAAAAAGTCACCTTATTATGTGGTGCGGGCTGCAGAGATGCACATGATGAATTATTAGCTTTTGCAGGTAAAATCAAGTCACCAATTGTACATGCGCTAAGAGGAAAAGAACATGTTCAGTACGATAATCCTTACGATGTAGGAATGACCGGTTTGATTGGTATTTCTTCTGGCTACCATGCCGTAGAGGAAAGCGACTTACTGCTGATGCTGGGTACTGATTTTCCTTATAAAGAATGGTTTCCTTCAAAAGCTAAAATTATACAGATAGATATCAGGCCGGAAAGATTAGGACGCAGGTGCAAACTGGATCTTGGTTTAACGGGAGATGTCAAAGAAACGATTAAATCTTTATTGCCTTTTGTAGAAGAAGTAACGGATATTACATTTTTAGAGAAATGTCAGCAACGTTATCAAGAGAATAGGAAAAATCTGATGGGCCATGCACAAATGGTTTCAGGTAAAGCTATTCATCCGGAATATTTAACGCGTATACTGAGTGAGCAAGCGGCTGATAATGCAATATTTACAGCAGATGTCGGTACACCGACAGTATGGGCTGCGCGTTATGTAGATATGAAAAAAGGCAGAAAGCTGATTGGTTCTTTTAACCATGGATCAATGGCCAGTGCGATGCCACAGGCTATTGGTGCGCAAGTTGCATTTCCTGAAAGACAAGTGATTTCCCTATCTGGAGACGGTGGTTTTGCCATGCTGATGGGAGATATTTTAACAATCTATCAATATGACCTGCCTGTAAAAATCATCGTTTATAACAACAGTTCTCTTGGTTTTGTAGCGATGGAAATGAAGGTAATCGGTATGCCTCCTTTTGGTACAGACCTTAAAAACCCGGATTTCGCTAAAATGGCGCAAGCTATTGGGATCAGAGGAATCAGGGTAGAAGAAGCTGAAGGAGTAGAAGCAGCGATCGCTGCAGCATTAGCGCATCCGGGACCAGTATTAGTGGATGTTGTAGTGAATCAGGCAGAACTGTCAATGCCACCTAAGATAGATTTTGAACAGGCTAAAGGATTTGGGATTTATATGCTGAAACAAACACTGAATGGTGATGGAAAAGAAGTGTGGGATACCATCAGTTCAAATTTTTTAGGTAAATAG
- a CDS encoding superoxide dismutase: MKLFKSFLPIVLLFAGTQTLSAQFKLAPLPYAYNALEPAIDKQTMEIHYTKHHQAYVTNLNAAIKGTAAEGKTLAQILAVASTYPAAIRNNAGGHYNHSLFWQIMAPKPKPASPEFLKEIDANFGTMEKFKAAFADSAAKRFGSGWAWLIVQNGKLKITTTPNQDNPLMDAVAEKGRPILALDVWEHAYYLKYQNKRADYITAWWTVVNWPEVERRYNEVVKK, encoded by the coding sequence ATGAAATTATTCAAGAGCTTTTTACCTATTGTTCTGTTATTTGCAGGCACACAGACCCTGAGCGCACAATTTAAACTTGCGCCATTACCCTACGCTTACAACGCATTGGAACCTGCTATAGATAAGCAGACCATGGAAATTCATTACACCAAACATCACCAGGCTTATGTAACCAATCTGAATGCTGCTATAAAAGGTACTGCAGCAGAAGGTAAAACACTGGCGCAAATATTAGCTGTTGCTTCTACTTACCCAGCTGCTATCCGTAACAATGCTGGCGGACATTATAACCACTCCTTATTCTGGCAGATAATGGCTCCTAAACCAAAACCCGCATCTCCTGAGTTTTTGAAGGAAATTGATGCAAATTTTGGTACTATGGAGAAATTTAAAGCCGCTTTTGCAGATAGTGCTGCGAAACGTTTCGGTTCAGGCTGGGCTTGGTTGATTGTGCAGAATGGTAAGTTGAAAATTACCACAACTCCTAACCAGGATAATCCATTAATGGATGCAGTTGCTGAAAAAGGACGTCCAATTTTAGCATTGGATGTTTGGGAGCATGCTTATTACCTAAAATATCAAAATAAACGTGCAGACTACATTACTGCATGGTGGACAGTAGTGAACTGGCCCGAAGTAGAGCGCAGATATAACGAAGTTGTAAAAAAATAA
- a CDS encoding PepSY-associated TM helix domain-containing protein, translating to MSTENLTRTVKRNMYSWHRILGIITIIPVIFWTCSGLSHPIIAHWFKFQIAHEYIKPKAIHNEQIKLSVNEVLQKNGINLFRNFRLIDFQGKTFYQVKDRKNQIQYFSAADGVKLVNGERLYAEYLSRYFLGDSTSKISSVTQITDFTEEYKYINRLLPVWKVSFDRKDQMDVYVETSQSRLANYNDTNRKVFLWVFSNFHSYEFIAKITNNTARYVLILLLASIVIFSTLSGLLIYGFLWKKFKKPVTGQKVGFLRKYHRSIGILTSLVTLTFMGSGFYHATHKFTPDDRINYVFEPEVKARDLVIPSTALPLNWEQVSNISLARFNDKTYYQVYLVKKENDSWKKQQVEKAETMFGEKAKKAKPDIAYYDAANGQLLPDGIMEYSYSLVKHFVAQGAADGEAACCEMMANAAADESAPLIISSSDYLTKFDNDYGFVNKRLPVVKIALSTPQHLTYYLETATGRLAAKVQDSDRREGLSFAVFHKFLLVDFAGKNFRDFLTAFSAFGVLVVSVLGLILFIKTK from the coding sequence ATGAGTACTGAAAATCTTACCCGGACAGTGAAAAGGAACATGTATTCCTGGCACCGTATCCTTGGGATTATAACCATCATTCCAGTAATTTTCTGGACATGCTCTGGTTTAAGTCATCCTATTATTGCCCACTGGTTCAAATTCCAGATTGCTCATGAATATATCAAACCTAAAGCGATCCATAACGAACAGATTAAACTGTCTGTTAATGAGGTCTTACAGAAAAACGGAATCAATTTGTTCCGGAATTTCAGGTTAATCGATTTTCAAGGAAAGACTTTTTACCAGGTGAAAGACCGGAAGAACCAGATCCAGTATTTTTCTGCTGCCGACGGGGTAAAGCTGGTGAATGGAGAACGTTTATATGCCGAATATCTGAGCCGGTATTTTCTGGGCGATAGCACTTCTAAGATTTCATCTGTTACGCAGATCACTGATTTTACTGAGGAGTATAAGTATATCAACCGCCTGCTTCCGGTATGGAAGGTCAGTTTCGACCGTAAAGATCAGATGGATGTTTACGTGGAAACTTCACAAAGCAGACTGGCTAACTACAATGATACCAACAGAAAGGTTTTTTTATGGGTATTCAGTAATTTTCATAGCTATGAGTTTATTGCTAAAATCACGAATAATACTGCGAGATACGTGCTGATTCTTTTACTCGCTTCGATCGTTATCTTTTCCACTCTAAGCGGGCTGCTGATCTATGGTTTTTTATGGAAGAAGTTTAAAAAGCCGGTTACCGGGCAAAAGGTAGGTTTTCTGAGAAAATATCACCGGAGCATCGGTATCTTGACTTCTCTGGTTACACTGACCTTTATGGGCTCAGGTTTTTATCATGCAACACATAAATTTACGCCTGATGACCGGATTAATTATGTTTTTGAGCCTGAAGTAAAAGCGCGTGATCTGGTGATTCCTTCTACTGCTTTGCCGTTGAATTGGGAACAAGTCAGCAATATTTCACTAGCCAGGTTTAATGATAAAACTTATTATCAGGTTTATCTGGTTAAAAAGGAAAACGATAGCTGGAAAAAGCAGCAGGTTGAAAAAGCTGAAACCATGTTTGGGGAGAAAGCTAAAAAGGCGAAACCTGACATTGCTTATTATGATGCTGCTAACGGACAACTCTTGCCAGATGGGATTATGGAATATAGTTATAGTCTGGTCAAACATTTTGTAGCTCAGGGAGCTGCTGATGGAGAAGCTGCTTGTTGTGAAATGATGGCCAATGCGGCAGCTGATGAATCGGCTCCGCTGATTATTTCCTCTTCAGACTATCTGACCAAATTTGATAACGATTATGGTTTTGTCAATAAGCGTTTACCAGTTGTTAAAATAGCTTTAAGTACGCCACAGCACCTCACTTATTATCTGGAAACCGCTACTGGCAGGTTAGCTGCAAAAGTTCAGGATTCAGACAGAAGAGAAGGCTTGAGCTTTGCCGTATTCCATAAATTTTTGCTGGTAGACTTTGCAGGTAAAAACTTCCGGGATTTTCTAACTGCTTTTTCTGCATTTGGTGTCCTGGTGGTAAGTGTTTTAGGATTAATCCTCTTCATTAAAACCAAATAG
- a CDS encoding SCO family protein, producing the protein MGRRLIYLFLLLAVITGCKDKAKRLPFLQQDITGTDTTYRTIPAFRFLNQDSAVVTNKDFDGSIYVADFFFTSCPTICPTMHRNLLKVYHKYLNNPEVKLASHTIDVKYDTPSRMKAYATKLGIKGTQWEFLWGTKEQTYALAERNYLVSVGQDKAAPGGFIHQGYLVLVDKDKRIRGAYDGTVDAQVEQLMKDMDILLAEYKH; encoded by the coding sequence ATGGGAAGAAGATTAATTTACCTGTTTTTGCTGCTGGCAGTTATAACAGGATGTAAAGATAAAGCTAAAAGGCTCCCTTTTTTGCAACAGGATATAACCGGAACTGATACCACTTACCGGACTATTCCAGCTTTCAGGTTTCTGAATCAGGATAGTGCAGTGGTGACCAATAAAGATTTTGACGGCTCCATTTATGTCGCTGATTTCTTCTTTACTTCCTGTCCTACAATCTGCCCGACCATGCACCGCAACCTATTGAAAGTATACCATAAGTACTTAAACAATCCAGAGGTGAAATTAGCTTCACATACGATTGATGTAAAGTATGATACGCCTTCAAGAATGAAAGCTTATGCAACTAAACTAGGAATTAAAGGTACGCAATGGGAATTTTTATGGGGAACGAAAGAGCAAACTTATGCTTTGGCCGAACGTAATTATCTGGTTTCTGTAGGACAGGATAAGGCTGCACCGGGTGGTTTCATTCATCAGGGTTACCTTGTTTTGGTAGATAAGGACAAAAGGATCAGAGGCGCTTACGATGGAACAGTAGATGCACAGGTTGAACAGCTAATGAAGGATATGGATATCCTGCTGGCAGAATATAAACACTAA
- a CDS encoding beta-ketoacyl-ACP synthase III yields the protein MRKRYNAAITALGGYVPETILTNHDLEKMVDTNSDWIISRTGIHERRILNDDSLATSDLATMAVKRLLEDSHINPDEIECVIVATATPDYIMVSTASIVCEKAGLKNAWGVDSNAACSGFLYALTLGASLIESNRYKNVIVIGADANSSIVNYEDRNTCILFGDGAGAVLLEQTEAETGLVDNVFKTDGLGKEHLIVTAGGSLNPSSLDTLDKKQNYISQNGRIVFKAAIEGMTQTCNEIMERNHLEIKDINWLIPHQANLRIIQAVGDKLGLKEDQVKVNIQLYGNTTAATIPLCMWEFKNDFKENDNLLLTAFGAGFSWGATYLKWGKLRG from the coding sequence ATGAGAAAGAGATATAATGCTGCCATAACAGCTTTGGGAGGATATGTACCGGAAACCATTTTAACCAATCATGATCTGGAGAAAATGGTGGATACAAATAGTGACTGGATTATTTCAAGAACCGGTATCCATGAGAGAAGAATCCTTAATGATGATTCACTTGCAACCTCCGACTTAGCTACCATGGCAGTCAAAAGACTGTTGGAAGATAGTCACATTAACCCGGATGAAATTGAATGCGTAATTGTAGCTACGGCTACTCCTGACTATATTATGGTTTCGACCGCAAGTATTGTCTGTGAAAAAGCAGGATTGAAAAATGCGTGGGGTGTGGATTCCAATGCGGCCTGTAGTGGCTTTCTCTACGCGCTGACTCTGGGTGCAAGCTTAATTGAGAGTAACCGCTACAAGAATGTAATTGTTATTGGTGCGGATGCAAACAGTTCTATAGTAAATTATGAAGACAGAAATACCTGTATTCTTTTTGGTGATGGTGCAGGCGCAGTTTTGCTGGAGCAGACCGAAGCAGAAACAGGCTTGGTAGATAATGTATTCAAAACCGATGGTCTTGGTAAAGAACATTTGATTGTTACCGCCGGTGGTTCATTAAATCCATCTTCACTGGATACGCTTGATAAAAAACAGAATTACATTTCTCAAAATGGAAGGATAGTTTTTAAAGCTGCAATTGAAGGCATGACGCAGACTTGTAATGAGATCATGGAGAGAAATCACCTGGAGATCAAAGATATCAACTGGTTGATTCCTCATCAGGCCAACCTGCGTATTATTCAGGCAGTAGGAGATAAGTTAGGCTTGAAAGAAGACCAGGTAAAGGTTAACATTCAGCTTTACGGTAATACAACTGCTGCAACAATCCCATTGTGTATGTGGGAATTTAAAAACGATTTCAAAGAAAATGATAACTTGTTGCTCACCGCTTTCGGCGCAGGATTCTCCTGGGGTGCAACTTATTTAAAATGGGGTAAATTAAGGGGGTAA